A region from the Anaeromyxobacter diazotrophicus genome encodes:
- a CDS encoding DUF6066 family protein has translation MRLARLALLPLALLLPALTHADGRFEALRGHATRLDSLGPFLERYVGSCKDAFTRADCEQNVRRVRRGLDGNVYAASVAEQTLDLVRPQRTRSGFRFVVTPFIDGGGIALTNGEPRRQDAAGRPLIQFIVIEGALPDGMDELELESALRTGRLQMEVLFRPEGAWKLKRKGEPGFYEGVKARFLAIRLVDSRSGAEIASKVLSG, from the coding sequence ATGCGCCTCGCTCGCCTGGCCCTCCTCCCCCTCGCCCTCCTCCTCCCGGCCCTGACCCACGCAGACGGGCGCTTCGAGGCCCTGCGCGGGCACGCCACGCGCCTCGACAGCCTGGGGCCCTTCCTGGAGCGGTACGTCGGCTCCTGCAAGGACGCGTTCACGCGGGCGGACTGCGAGCAGAACGTCCGCCGGGTGCGCCGGGGCCTCGACGGCAACGTGTACGCGGCGAGCGTGGCCGAGCAGACGCTCGACCTCGTGCGCCCGCAGCGGACCCGCTCGGGCTTCCGCTTCGTGGTGACGCCCTTCATCGACGGCGGCGGGATCGCGCTCACGAACGGGGAGCCGCGCCGCCAGGACGCGGCCGGGCGGCCGCTCATCCAGTTCATCGTGATCGAGGGCGCGCTGCCCGACGGCATGGACGAGCTCGAGCTGGAGAGCGCGCTCCGCACCGGCCGCCTCCAGATGGAGGTGCTCTTCCGGCCCGAGGGGGCCTGGAAGCTGAAGCGGAAGGGGGAGCCGGGCTTCTACGAGGGCGTGAAGGCCCGCTTCCTCGCCATCCGCCTGGTCGACTCGCGCAGCGGCGCGGAGATCGCCTCGAAGGTGCTGAGCGGGTAA
- a CDS encoding PilZ domain-containing protein, which translates to MARARAVERSEAQERRAAPRLDKVFPVFIEGERGGALGVARNISQGGLFVETRAPEPLGSQVRVSFPSSAGEMTAVAEVRYVCHLLARAASGAERPAAVRGMGLRFLYFDAGGAPPPVVH; encoded by the coding sequence ATGGCGCGAGCCAGGGCGGTGGAGCGGAGCGAGGCGCAGGAGCGGCGTGCGGCGCCGCGGCTCGACAAGGTGTTCCCGGTCTTCATCGAGGGGGAGCGCGGCGGCGCCCTGGGCGTCGCGCGCAACATCTCGCAGGGCGGGCTGTTCGTGGAGACCCGCGCCCCCGAGCCGCTCGGCAGCCAGGTCCGCGTGAGCTTTCCGTCGAGCGCGGGCGAGATGACCGCGGTCGCCGAGGTGCGCTACGTCTGCCACCTGCTCGCCCGCGCCGCCTCCGGCGCCGAGCGCCCCGCCGCGGTGCGAGGCATGGGCCTGCGCTTCCTCTACTTCGACGCCGGCGGCGCTCCGCCGCCGGTGGTCCACTGA
- a CDS encoding ABC transporter ATP-binding protein, whose amino-acid sequence MLAIETRGLTRLFDGKPAVQELALAVPAGAFYGFLGPNGAGKSTTMRLLTGLLAPTSGEARVLGLDVAASPLAVKAQLGVVPDGLSLFERLTGEEQLRIHGQLYGLPRREAARRAAELLEALELAGDAGKVVQAYSHGMKKKLALGCALIHGPRLLFLDEPFEGIDAVAVSGIRRLLQDLVSRRALTIFLTSHVLEVVERLVTHVGIIHRGRLVVQGTLEEVRATGTLEETFIRAVGEARPAPPPLSWLAGPGGAGDGGA is encoded by the coding sequence ATGCTCGCCATCGAGACGCGCGGGCTCACCCGGCTCTTCGACGGCAAGCCCGCCGTGCAGGAGCTGGCCCTGGCGGTGCCGGCCGGCGCGTTCTACGGCTTCCTGGGCCCGAACGGCGCCGGGAAGAGCACCACCATGCGGCTGCTCACCGGGCTGCTCGCGCCGACCTCGGGCGAGGCGCGCGTGCTCGGGCTCGACGTGGCCGCGAGCCCGCTGGCGGTGAAGGCGCAGCTCGGGGTGGTCCCGGACGGCCTGTCCCTGTTCGAGCGGCTCACCGGCGAGGAGCAGCTGCGCATCCACGGGCAGCTCTACGGCCTCCCCCGCCGCGAGGCCGCGCGCCGCGCCGCCGAGCTGCTCGAGGCGCTGGAGCTGGCGGGCGACGCCGGCAAGGTGGTGCAGGCCTACAGCCACGGCATGAAGAAGAAGCTCGCCCTCGGCTGCGCGCTCATCCACGGCCCGCGGCTGCTCTTCCTCGACGAGCCGTTCGAGGGCATCGACGCGGTGGCGGTGAGCGGCATCCGGCGGCTGCTGCAGGACCTGGTCAGCCGGCGCGCGCTCACCATCTTCCTCACCAGCCACGTCCTCGAGGTGGTGGAGCGCCTCGTCACGCACGTCGGGATCATCCACCGGGGGCGGCTGGTGGTGCAGGGGACGCTGGAGGAGGTCCGCGCGACCGGCACCCTCGAGGAGACGTTCATCCGCGCCGTCGGCGAGGCGCGGCCGGCGCCCCCGCCGCTCTCCTGGCTGGCCGGGCCGGGCGGGGCAGGGGACGGCGGGGCGTGA